Sequence from the Paenibacillus tundrae genome:
ATCCCTTGGGAAGGTTGTATGTGGAAAAATCCTTTAAACATATTCGTCAGCGTTTGCGGACGATCAGATTGAAGCCCGGCGATCAATCCGTTTACTGCTTCTTCGGGAAGTTTGCTCAACGTCGACGCTCCGAAAAGCATCAATTTGGAAACTTTATGTCCGCTATGTCTTCCCATATACCGCGTTACAACACCTCCGCCCATAGAAAAACCGGCCAGTGTAACATCATTGAGGTCAAGCTGATCGATCACTTCCTTGATATCGTCTGCCATCCGATCATAAGTGTACCCATGTAGTGGATGATCAGAGCGGCCATATCCTCGCAGATCGATTCCGATAAAACGGATACCTTGCCCAGGCAGAATCGATTGCTGATACTCGTAGATTCGATGATTGACCGGCATACCGTGTACAAATACAACCGGTTTGCCTTCCCCGACATCTTCCACGTAAAGCGT
This genomic interval carries:
- a CDS encoding alpha/beta fold hydrolase, with the translated sequence MKHTSNGHYIKVEENVTLYVEDVGEGKPVVFVHGMPVNHRIYEYQQSILPGQGIRFIGIDLRGYGRSDHPLHGYTYDRMADDIKEVIDQLDLNDVTLAGFSMGGGVVTRYMGRHSGHKVSKLMLFGASTLSKLPEEAVNGLIAGLQSDRPQTLTNMFKGFFHIQPSQGIENWLWHMGMKANVHATIETVKAIGREDLQSDLEAIRVPTLMLHGVHDQVCPFPAAEQAHEMVSTSKLVRFENSGHAPFYEEKEKFNREVINFVLS